One genomic window of Pelmatolapia mariae isolate MD_Pm_ZW linkage group LG5, Pm_UMD_F_2, whole genome shotgun sequence includes the following:
- the LOC134627343 gene encoding DDB1- and CUL4-associated factor 1-like isoform X1 — MPQRRASLRRRLAAMSSADEEPSAAIAAALTSALSSAVSAAMAVAMAVDSKADLSALLDEWEEAQRGPTEQLVSILNRISELIEKETGEYHKADPDPFDDRHPGRADPDCMLGQLLKMLFMNDDFTNALLDTYIMTSREHSLNTAACRLLQNICPGLETAVVFQEKEGLAERLFGWAREAERPLCVYATGLLARAMSNQEMAANYREENAQLVPVMIKRLHELQSQEATSHFSATHTSENLPQDSQAETAQTSSVTTAQQDTMEEEVRNERAGESSRTTSNTKPTSLLGSAQKNGGRSSSSARLLPGFVYQVAPDSASRETEDMQGGRGGGGAKKRAIKENGRKVKQKLNFTNSSGRSGEDAERTEASEQPASTSSWSEMSSVMIGTDFRLSPLSPAMEQRLILQYLTPLGDYQELLAVFMQLDTRSLLMNYIDLRQTNNVQLTFDALLYLASLLLHKKFAAEFIAHGGVQKLLEIPRPSMAATGVSLCLYYLAYNQDAMERVCTLPDGVLSDTVSYALWLLESSHASGVCHATMFFSISFSFRAVLQLFDQQDGLRRLVNLISTLEILNMESELSRLSDDQVFSSRQTAKHTCMALRRYFEAHLAVKTEQVKQSLHASDGGIVIPQQPFYKAYSYTREQIIEMMEFLIECAPPQLHWEPVEVFYKLSCVPLMLQLISTACDWRTYFGRSDTVRYALDILSILAVVPKVQLVLAETVEVQDETRSPVSTVGMSIILGVAEGEVFVNDAEIQKSALQVIINCVCAPDQSLNSVGAFAITLLRPSLHPQQPPAPHNRVLAHMWQVVQNNNGIKVLLSLLSVKMPITDADLIRTLACKALVGLSRSSAVRQIISKLPLFTRSHIQQLMKEPVLQDKRSEHVRFCRFAAELTERVSGKPLLMGTDVSLARLQRANVVAQSRITFSERELLVLIRNHLVAKGLHDTAKTLVKEANLPVATLCPNPSPSCVTPPPSASVVPRTCRLAGGIAARIASHVGASPVSSGASVSPSPSSSRPLAPPHPSCSSASTSAHPTPPPPPLPHPSPQGQGSYPLGRILFSRERPVAPCSSGKKLRALKQKSDHGAFIQTPAMKKQLERHLPSPPTLDSIITEYLREQHARCPNPVTTCPPFSLFTPHRCPEPKQRRQASPNFTARLGARVLYPKYGGVDRACLDRHLIFSRFRPMSVFHEGDGDESGFTCCAFSACERFLMLGSCSGHLKFYNVLSGEEAANYTCHTSAITHLEPSRDGKLLLTSASWSVPLSALWSMDGVFIKKNSFADDHYVEFSKLSQDRVIGTKDQVANIYDIQTGQKTLTLNDPALANNYKRNCATFNPTDDLVLNDGVLWDVRASRAIHKFDKFNMNISGVFHPNGLEVIINTEIWDLRTFHLLHTVPALDQCRVVFNSNATIMYGAMLQADDEDDAMDQQMKSPFGSSFRTFDATDYKPITTVDVKRNIFDLCTDTKDCYLAVIENQDAVGLDTVCRLYEVGRQKLAEEGDDDDQDDEDQDDDDSSDSDDDDDDDDDDDLDTDPLIEELANNDEAENEEQADSPRDEEIADLLAGDSDDDNDSNDNNDSEDWESVDDGSEPFDADGSEILSEASDDELIQSLRDLHDRWFS; from the exons CTGCTGGACACGTACATAATGACCAGCAGGGAACACAGCCTCAACACAGCAGCCTGCCGCCTGCTTCAGAACATTTGCCCGGGCCTGGAGACGGCCGTCGTCTTCCAAGAGAAG GAGGGTCTGGCTGAAAGGTTGTTTGGCTGGGCTCGTGAAGCAGAGCGCCCGCTGTGTGTCTACGCCACGGGTCTGCTGGCCCGAGCCATGAGCAACCAGGAAATGGCGGCCAACTACAGAGAAGAGAACGCTCAGCTG GTGCCGGTTATGATCAAGCGGTTGCACGAGCTGCAGTCTCAAGAGGCCACGAGTCACTTTAGTGCCACCCACACCTCAGAGAATCTACCTCAGGACTCTCAGGCTGAAACTGCACAAACCTCAAGCGTCACAACAGCCCAGCAAGACacgatggaggaggaggtgagaaATGAAAGAGCCGGGGAGAGCAGCAGGACCACGTCCAACACCAAACCCACGTCTCTGCTCGGCTCAGCTCAGAAGAACGGTGgccgcagcagcagctctgcccGACTGCTGCCAGGCTTCGTTTACCAAGTCGCTCCGGACTCTGCGTCCAGGGAGACGGAGGACATGCAGGGAggaagaggtggaggaggagccAAGAAACGGGCTATAAAGGAGAACGGGAGGAAGGTAAAGCAGAAACTGAACTTTACCAACTCCTCGGGCAGGAGTGGAGAGGACGCAGAGAGGACCGAGGCCAGCGAACAGCCAGCCAGCACCTCCTCATGGTCTGAGATGAGCTCCGTGATGATCGGCACCGACTTCCGCCTTTCGCCGCTGAGCCCGGCCATGGAGCAGCGGCTCATCCTGCAGTATCTGACCCCGCTCGGAGATTACCAGGAG CTGCTGGCTGTCTTCATGCAGCTGGACACGCGGTCGCTGCTGATGAACTACATCGACCTCAGACAGACCAACAACGTCCAGCTCACCTTTGACGCCCTGCTG TATCTCGCCTCGCTGCTCCTCCATAAGAAGTTTGCTGCAGAGTTTATCGCTCACGGAGGAGTGCAGAAACTCCTGGAGATCCCGAGGCCTTCAATGGCAGCAACCGGAGTTTCTCTCTGCCTCTACTACCTGGCGTATAACCAAGACGCCATGGAGAGG GTGTGCACGCTGCCCGACGGCGTGCTGTCCGACACGGTGTCCTacgctctgtggctgctggagTCGTCCCACGCGTCAGGCGTCTGCCACGCCAccatgtttttctccatctcctTTTCATTCCGAGCGGTGCTGCAGCTGTTCGACCAGCAGGACGGCCTCCGGAGGCTCGTCAACCTG ATCAGCACTCTGGAGATCCTGAACATGGAGAGCGAGCTGTCCAGGCTGAGTGATGACCAGGTGTTCTCCAGCAGGCAGACAGCCAAACACACCTGCATGGCCCTGCGCAG GTACTTTGAGGCTCACCTCGCCGTGAAGACCGAGCAGGTGAAGCAGTCCCTGCACGCGTCAGACGGCGGTATCGTCATTCCCCAGCAGCCGTTTTACAAG GCCTATTCGTACACCAGAGAGCAGATTATTGAGATGATGGAGTTTCTCATCGAGTGCGCGCCTCCTCAGCTTCACTGGGAGCCGGTCGAGGTCTTCTACAAGTTGTCCTGTGTCCCCTTAATGCTGCAGCTCATATCTACAGCCTGCGACTGGAGGACTTACTTTGGCAG GAGTGACACTGTGCGGTACGCTTTGGACATCCTCTCCATCCTGGCGGTGGTTCCTAAAGTCCAGCTGGTCCTGGCAGAAACCGTAGAAGTTCAGGATGAAACCAGGTCCCCCGTTTCCACTGTGG GTATGAGCATCATTCTGGGTGTGGCAGAGGGCGAGGTGTTTGTCAACGATGCTGAGATCCAGAAGTCTGCACTCCAA GTGATAATAAACTGCGTGTGCGCCCCTGACCAGAGCCTGAACTCTGTGGGGGCTTTTGCCATCACCCTCCTCAGGCCATCACTCCATCCCCAGCAGCCCCCTGCCCCTCACAACAGGGTGCTGGCCCACATGTGGCAGGTGGTGCAGAACAACAATGGGATAAAG GTGCTGCTGTCCCTGCTGTCAGTGAAGATGCCCATCACGGACGCCGACCTGATCCGCACTCTCGCCTGCAAAGCTCTGGTCGGACTCTCTCGCAGCTCTGCCGTCAGACAGATCATCAGCAAGCTGCCGCTCTTCaccaggagccacattcagcaG CTGATGAAGGAGCCCGTGCTGCAGGACAAACGAAGCGAGCACGTCCGCTTCTGCCGCTTCGCCGCCGAGCTGACCGAGCGAGTGTCTGGCAAACCTCTTCTCATGGGCACGGACGTGTCGTTGGCTCGCCTGCAGAGGGCCAACGTGGTCGCCCAATCACGCATCACGTTTTCGGAGAGGGAGCTCCTCGTTCTGATCAGGAACCACCTCGTGGCCAAAGGACTTCACGACACGGCAAAGACACTCGTCAAGGAGGCCAATTTACCCGTAGCGACCCTCTGTCCAAACCCCTCCCCTTCCTGCGTAACCCCCCCGCCCTCCGCCTCAGTGGTACCCAGGACTTGCAGGTTAGCCGGCGGGATCGCGGCACGTATCGCCAGCCATGTTGGAGCCTCTCCCGTGTCCTCAGGTGCTTCAGTTTCTCCTTCCCCCTCTTCTTCTCGACCCCTGGCACCTCCTCACCCTTCGTGCTCCTCTGCATCTACCTCTGCCCACCccactcctcctccccctcctcttcctcatccttCACCTCAGGGACAGGGCTCATATCCACTTGGCCGGATTTTGTTTTCACGGGAACGTCCGGTGGCCCCGTGCAGCTCAGGGAAAAAGCTTCGTGCACTGAAACAGAAGTCGGATCACGGTGCTTTCATACAG ACTCCAGCAATGAAGAAGCAGTTGGAACGTCACCTTCCTTCCCCTCCAACGCTCGACAGCATCATCACCGAGTACCTGAGGGAACAACACGCCCGCTGCCCCAACCCGGTCACCACATGcccccctttctctcttttcacgCCCCACCGCTGCCCGGAGCCCAAGCAGAGACGACAAGCCTCTCCCAACTTCACCGCCCGCCTGGGTGCCAGGGTGCTGTACCCCAAATATGGAGGTGTGGACCGAGCGTGTCTGGATAGACATCTGATATTTAGCAG GTTTCGCCCAATGTCGGTGTTCCACGAGGGCGACGGAGACGAGAGCGGCTTCACCTGCTGTGCCTTCTCAGCCTGTGAGCGTTTCCTGATGCTGGGATCCTGCTCCGGTCACCTCAAGTTCTACAACGTCCTCTCGGGAGAGGAGGCGGCCAACTACACCTGCCACACGTCCGCCATCACACACCTCGAGCCCTCCAGG GATGGGAAACTGCTGCTCACCTCTGCTTCCTGGAGCGTCCCTCTGTCGGCTCTGTGGAGCATGGATGGAGTCTTTATCAAAAA AAACTCTTTTGCAGACGATCACTACGTGGAGTTCAGTAAACTCTCTCAGGACCGAGTCATCGGCACCAAAGACCAAGTCGCAAAC ATCTACGACATCCAGACGGGTCAGAAGACCCTGACCCTGAATGACCCCGCCCTGGCCAACAACTACAAGAGAAACTGTGCCACCTTCAACCCCACTGACGACCTGGTGCTAAACGACGGCGTGCTGTGGGACGTGCGGGCGTCGCGGGCCATCCACAAGTTCGACAAGTTCAACATGAACATCAGCGGGGTCTTCCACCCCAACGGCCTGGAAGTCATCATCAACACGGAGATC TGGGACCTGAGGACCTTCCACCTGCTGCACACCGTCCCCGCCCTGGACCAGTGCAGGGTGGTCTTCAACAGCAACGCCACCATCATGTACGGAG CTATGCTCCAGGCCGACGATGAGGATGACGCGATGGATCAGCAGATGAAGAGTCCCTTCGGCTCGTCCTTTAGAACCTTCGATGCTACGGACTACAAGCCCATCA ccacTGTGGACGTGAAGAGGAACATCTTTGACCTGTGTACAGACACCAAGGACTGCTACCTGGCTGTCATTGAG AACCAGGATGCAGTGGGCTTGGACACAGTGTGTCGTCTGTACGAGGTGGGACGACAGAAACTagcagaggagggagacgacGACGATCAG GATGACGAAGATCAGGACGATGACGATTCCTCTGACTCCgatgacgacgatgatgatgacgacgacGATGACTTGGACACAGACCCGCTCATAGAGGAGCTGGCCAATAACGACGAGGCAGAGAATGAGGAACAAGCCGACTCGCCCAGAGACGAAGAG ATTGCTGATCTTCTGGCTGGCGACAGCGATGATGACAATGACAGCAACGACAACAACGACTCAGAGGACTGGGAGAGCGTCGATGATGGCTCTGAGCCGTTTGACGCTGACGGATCAGAAA ttcTCTCTGAAGCGTCCGATGACGAGTTGATCCAGTCCCTCCGTGACCTCCATGACAGATGGTTCTCCTGA